A region from the Leguminivora glycinivorella isolate SPB_JAAS2020 chromosome 3, LegGlyc_1.1, whole genome shotgun sequence genome encodes:
- the LOC125224994 gene encoding beta-1,3-glucan-binding protein-like isoform X2 — protein sequence MARATTVEMNKVLIIIGGWSNKKSVIRKHVCNILQKDEAQTPQILNNKEFREFWLQWDNGNVLVGREGEAAPFLVWQDPDPMTVAYVGVRTTLGSTGNWVLASGSNKGGDSIDVATPNDEKWQFFPIMGDSLTIKVRASNDANIGLSSHPRETDPLYEVILGGWSNTKSVIRKHCCMNPDKAVSQTNGILNSGESRGFWLNWDKGNFMAGREGETNPFILWQDPDPAPVAFIGVHTGFGSTGVWDIENVSAKDVIVSNSNETISKPAVCAATLTRLRHGDACAGQTVFEENFDYLRHDIWEVQHYVPVDHPELPFVSYQRSTVSVTNGYLRIAPSLQQNQPGFTHSSMFEALNLYKGCTSGQSSSCHLEASDGSSVIPPVIGGRISSRSSFGFTYGIISIRAKLPQGDWLYPEILLESSSKKFVYGTKNSGMLKIACARGNKELMKGSTQYGNKVLYSGPVIDTKCHDSLLVTQTSHKFWGDGFHVYSLKWTPDNLIFSVDGKEYASVESDSDGLRARLPKTCAGPHEADLAPFDNHFFITLGLAAGGHTEFPDGCVTKDNHPKPWKNQASKATLNFWKDSDVWQDTWERPEMLIDYVKVVAL from the exons ATCATTATTGGAGGTTGGAGTAATAAAAAAAGTGTGATCAGAAAACACGTCTGTAACATACTTCAGAAAGATGAGGCCCAAACCCCCCAGATATTGAACAACAAAGAGTTCCGCGAGTTCTGGCTTCAGTGGGATAATGGCAATGTCTTGGTTGGTCGCGAAGGCGAAGCCGCACCTTTCCTGGTGTGGCAAGATCCTGATCCCATGACCGTTGCTTATGTAGGCGTGCGGACAACATTGGGCTCTACGGGCAATTGGGTGTTAGCAA GTGGTTCTAATAAGGGCGGCGATAGCATTG ATGTAGCAACACCAAACGACGAGAAGTGGCAATTTTTCCCCATAATGGGTGATTCGCTGACGATCAAAGTCCGTGCAAGCAACGATGCTAATATCGGTTTGTCTTCGCACCCGAGGGAAACTGATCCGTTGTACGAG GTCATCCTCGGAGGTTGGAGTAACACTAAAAGCGTGATCAGAAAACATTGTTGCATGAATCCCGATAAAGCTGTAAGTCAGACGAACGGGATACTGAACAGCGGAGAGTCCAGAGGGTTCTGGTTGAATTGGGACAAAGGCAACTTCATGGCAGGCCGGGAAGGCGAGACGAATCCCTTCATATTGTGGCAAGACCCTGACCCGGCTCCTGTGGCGTTCATAGGCGTACACACTGGATTTGGTTCTACTGGAGTCTGGGATATTGAAA ATGTTTCTGCAAAGGACGTCATAGTCTCAAATAGTAATG AAACCATATCGAAGCCAGCGGTGTGCGCAGCGACACTAACACGCCTTCGTCACGGCGACGCATGCGCAGGGCAGACTGTCTTTGAGGAAAACTTCgac taccTGCGCCATGACATTTGGGAAGTGCAGCATTACGTGCCGGTCGACCACCCT GAGCTGCCATTCGTATCGTATCAGCGTTCTACTGTGTCCGTGACGAATGGCTACCTTCGAATTGCCCCGAGTCTCCAGCAAAATCAGCCAGGTTTTACGCATTCCAGCATGTTTGAGGCCTTGAATTTATATAAAGG TTGCACGTCGGGACAGTCCAGTTCATGCCACTTAGAAGCCAGTGACGGGTCTTCAGTTATCCCCCCCGTGATTGGAGGCCGCATTAGCAGTAGATCAAGTTTTGGTTTCACTTATGGCATTATCAGCATTCGCGCTAAACTGCCTCAGGGAGACTGGCTTTACCCAG AAATATTATTGGAATCTTCCTCTAAGAAGTTTGTATACGGTACAAAGAATTCTGGAATGTTGAAGATAGCGTGCGCCCGGGGTAATAAAGAACTGATGAAAGGATCCACTCAGTACGGGAATAAG GTGCTGTACAGCGGCCCTGTTATCGACACAAAATGTCACGACTCACTGCTGGTCACACAAACCTCACACAAGTTTTGGGGTGACGGTTTCCATGTGTATTCCTTGAAGTGGACGCCAG ATAATTTGATTTTCTCTGTGGACGGTAAAGAATACGCTAGCGTCGAGTCCGATAGCGATGGTTTGCGTGCGCGTCTTCCGAAGACCTGCGCTGGACCTCACGAAGCAGACTTAGCGCCTTTCGATAACCAC TTCTTCATAACTCTGGGGCTGGCGGCCGGTGGTCACACAGAATTCCCTGACGGGTGCGTTACGAAGGACAATCACCCAAAACCGTGGAAAAACCAAGCGTCGAAGGCAACCCTAAACTTCTGGAAGGACAGCGACGTGTGGCAAGACACTTGGGAACGACCCGAGATGTTGATTGACTATGTGAAAGTGGTTGCATTGTAA